One genomic window of Vicinamibacterales bacterium includes the following:
- a CDS encoding Npt1/Npt2 family nucleotide transporter — protein MTTRDARPSFLARLLAPIAEIRPGEGPTALLLFLYSFLAMTSYNIVKPVTRSQFISSLGADNLPWVQFGAGMVIGLLMQGYTRLIATVPRRWTIPVTQAGMITLLVTFWVLFTRVGAEWVSVGFYLFGLVLGILLISQFWTLANDIYDPRQAKRLFGLIGGGASLGGATGAAITAGLVEELGTTTMLLVSAAIMAICAGIVVRIIRTNERAGQADAAKTGEEEGVGGGEALALLRGSRHLQIIALVITFAAIGAAIIEQQLNMATAEAKGQANTDGITAFLAQVTVYLSLIGLFIQVAVTSRIHRLLGIGFALLILPVSLGASGLLMLTVGALWTSGVARVLDTSLRYTVDKTTREILFLPLPADVKYRAKPFIDVTVDRLSKGAGALLILVLIKDWGLGLTWQQLSYASLTIMALWVFFALRARREYMAAFRRSIVQQDMKAGEIRLETADLSTIEALVEELAHPDPKRVVYALDLLESLDKRHLVSPLMLHHEHPDVRTRVLTLAAATGPSGHDRWLRGIERALADVEGEVRGAAVRALAAVKGEEAATLMRPYLRESDPALVVTAASALSNSSDPSDVNAAMSAFRTLIDDSRDQRASTRTEAARALGRVTNPEFRPLLVPLMFDADTDVARAAIKSAARLGAGDFLFVPPLVSLLRNRRLKGAARDVLAGYGEAVVPTLVYFMRDRDEDVWVRRHMPATLARIPCEASVHALVAALEDPDGFLRYKALSALEYLRRVRPDLTVPAETLTRLIAAETARAFDRLTLHYNLFHAGGLDKDSLLARALSEKYDRAFNRLFTLLSLVHPPSDIAAVRHALVHGDARGRSNAAEFLDNILKGEARPRVMLLAEDMPLDVRVAKGNAMFRTRGRDVEDTLAQLIHDESQEVSATAVQLVEARGLWALAGDLEHLLQHRPAHDWWVFEAASWALAAQRMPASERRVLWQEPLPAVELADRLRHVPLFHFVSVDELFRVASLGRQVRHEAGRVIAQEGAPIDHLHFILDGKVSSVSSEGEAGVLEAPSVVGFEETLEGHPVRATAKALEPTITLTMTTDEFLTLVSENVEIAQGIFRMLIETRCAPSWRTVVKGELAPELARRVSDGVQAVDGLLLLQASPLLQRATTTELVRLAGIARVASLAAGASVFKAGDDAGILAVVTGVVAITGADGVVDTATPGDVVGMYEALGGRDMRSVAQVQEAGAALVIERADLFELLADHTPLLQGIFSGLLHAARRAAGRSASARRAAAPAAAGAAPVA, from the coding sequence ATGACCACACGAGACGCCCGCCCGTCGTTCCTCGCCCGCCTGCTCGCGCCGATCGCGGAGATCCGGCCCGGCGAAGGCCCCACGGCGCTCCTGCTCTTCCTCTACTCGTTCCTGGCGATGACGTCGTACAACATCGTCAAGCCGGTCACGCGCTCGCAGTTCATCTCGAGCCTCGGCGCCGACAACCTGCCGTGGGTGCAGTTCGGCGCGGGCATGGTCATCGGCCTCCTGATGCAGGGGTACACGCGCCTCATCGCGACCGTTCCCCGGCGCTGGACGATCCCGGTCACGCAGGCCGGGATGATCACGCTGCTCGTGACCTTCTGGGTGCTCTTCACCCGCGTCGGCGCCGAGTGGGTGTCGGTCGGCTTCTATCTCTTCGGCCTCGTCCTGGGCATCCTGCTCATCAGCCAGTTCTGGACGCTCGCCAACGACATCTACGACCCGCGCCAGGCCAAGCGGCTGTTCGGCCTGATTGGCGGCGGCGCCAGCCTGGGCGGCGCGACCGGGGCGGCGATCACGGCGGGCCTCGTCGAGGAACTGGGCACGACCACGATGCTGCTCGTCAGCGCGGCCATCATGGCGATCTGCGCCGGCATCGTGGTGCGCATCATCCGGACCAACGAGCGGGCCGGCCAGGCCGACGCCGCCAAGACGGGCGAGGAGGAGGGCGTGGGCGGCGGCGAGGCGCTGGCGCTGCTCCGGGGCTCGCGCCACCTGCAGATCATCGCGCTCGTCATCACGTTCGCCGCCATCGGCGCCGCCATCATCGAGCAGCAGCTCAACATGGCCACGGCCGAGGCGAAGGGCCAGGCCAACACCGACGGCATCACTGCGTTCCTGGCACAGGTCACGGTGTACCTGTCGCTCATCGGCCTCTTCATCCAGGTGGCCGTCACGAGCCGCATCCACCGCCTGCTCGGCATCGGCTTCGCCCTCCTCATCCTGCCCGTGAGCCTCGGCGCGAGCGGTCTGCTCATGCTGACCGTGGGCGCGCTCTGGACCTCGGGCGTGGCGCGCGTGCTGGACACGTCGCTGCGCTACACGGTGGACAAGACGACGCGCGAGATCCTGTTCCTGCCGCTGCCGGCCGACGTCAAGTACCGCGCCAAGCCGTTCATCGACGTCACGGTCGACCGGCTCTCCAAGGGCGCCGGCGCGCTGCTCATCCTCGTGCTCATCAAGGACTGGGGCCTCGGCCTCACGTGGCAGCAGCTGTCCTACGCCAGCCTCACGATCATGGCGCTGTGGGTGTTCTTCGCGCTCAGGGCGCGCCGCGAGTACATGGCGGCCTTCCGCCGGAGCATCGTGCAGCAGGACATGAAGGCCGGCGAGATCCGGCTGGAGACGGCGGACCTCTCGACGATCGAGGCGCTGGTGGAGGAACTGGCCCACCCGGATCCCAAGCGCGTCGTCTACGCGCTGGATCTCCTGGAGTCCCTCGACAAGCGCCACCTGGTCAGCCCGCTCATGCTGCACCACGAGCACCCCGACGTCCGCACGCGCGTGCTCACCCTGGCCGCAGCCACCGGCCCGTCCGGCCACGACCGCTGGCTGCGTGGGATCGAACGCGCGCTCGCCGACGTCGAGGGCGAGGTCCGCGGCGCGGCGGTGCGGGCGCTCGCGGCCGTGAAGGGCGAAGAGGCCGCGACCCTGATGCGGCCCTACCTGCGCGAGAGCGATCCGGCCCTGGTGGTCACGGCGGCGTCGGCGTTGTCGAACAGCAGCGACCCCTCCGACGTCAACGCCGCCATGTCGGCGTTCCGCACGCTCATCGACGACTCGCGCGATCAGCGGGCCTCGACGCGGACGGAGGCGGCGCGGGCGCTGGGGCGCGTGACAAATCCGGAGTTCCGGCCGCTGCTCGTGCCGCTCATGTTCGACGCCGACACCGACGTGGCGCGCGCGGCCATCAAGAGCGCCGCCCGGCTGGGCGCCGGCGACTTCCTCTTCGTGCCGCCGCTGGTCTCGCTCCTGCGCAACCGCCGGCTCAAGGGCGCGGCCCGGGACGTGCTGGCCGGCTACGGCGAGGCCGTCGTCCCGACGCTCGTGTATTTCATGCGCGACCGCGACGAGGACGTCTGGGTGCGTCGCCACATGCCGGCCACGCTCGCCCGGATTCCCTGCGAGGCGTCGGTCCACGCCCTGGTCGCCGCGCTGGAGGACCCGGACGGGTTCCTCCGCTACAAGGCGTTGTCGGCGCTCGAGTACCTGCGCCGGGTCCGCCCCGACCTCACGGTGCCCGCCGAGACGCTCACGCGCCTGATCGCGGCCGAGACGGCGCGGGCCTTCGACCGCCTCACCCTGCACTACAACCTGTTCCACGCGGGCGGACTCGACAAGGACAGCCTGCTCGCGCGCGCGCTCTCGGAGAAGTACGACCGGGCGTTCAACCGCCTCTTCACGCTGCTGTCGCTCGTCCACCCCCCGTCCGACATCGCCGCCGTGCGCCACGCGCTCGTCCACGGCGACGCGCGCGGCCGCTCCAACGCCGCCGAGTTCCTCGACAACATCCTGAAGGGCGAGGCGCGTCCGCGGGTCATGCTGCTGGCCGAGGACATGCCGCTCGACGTCCGCGTCGCCAAGGGGAACGCGATGTTCCGGACGCGCGGCCGCGACGTGGAGGACACGCTGGCGCAGCTCATCCACGACGAGAGCCAGGAGGTGTCGGCCACGGCGGTGCAGCTCGTGGAGGCGCGGGGCCTGTGGGCCCTGGCCGGCGACCTCGAGCACCTCCTGCAGCACCGGCCCGCGCACGACTGGTGGGTCTTCGAGGCCGCGTCGTGGGCGCTGGCGGCCCAGCGGATGCCCGCCTCGGAGCGGCGCGTGCTGTGGCAGGAGCCGCTGCCGGCCGTGGAGCTGGCCGACCGGCTGCGCCACGTGCCGCTCTTCCACTTCGTGTCGGTGGACGAGCTCTTCCGCGTGGCGAGCCTGGGACGCCAGGTCCGTCACGAGGCGGGACGCGTCATCGCGCAGGAAGGCGCCCCCATCGACCACCTGCACTTCATCCTCGACGGCAAGGTGTCGAGCGTCTCGTCCGAAGGCGAGGCGGGCGTGCTCGAGGCGCCGTCGGTCGTCGGCTTCGAGGAGACGCTCGAGGGGCATCCGGTGCGGGCGACCGCCAAGGCGCTCGAACCGACGATCACGCTCACGATGACGACCGACGAGTTCCTCACCCTCGTCTCCGAGAACGTCGAGATCGCGCAGGGCATCTTCCGGATGCTGATCGAGACGCGGTGCGCGCCGTCGTGGCGCACCGTGGTGAAGGGCGAGCTGGCGCCCGAGCTGGCCCGCCGCGTGAGCGACGGCGTGCAGGCCGTGGACGGCCTCCTCCTGCTGCAGGCGAGCCCGCTCCTGCAGCGGGCCACCACCACCGAGCTCGTGCGCCTCGCGGGCATCGCGCGTGTCGCGTCCCTGGCCGCCGGCGCCTCCGTGTTCAAGGCGGGCGACGATGCGGGCATTCTCGCCGTCGTGACGGGGGTCGTGGCCATCACGGGCGCCGACGGCGTCGTGGACACGGCGACGCCCGGCGACGTCGTGGGGATGTACGAGGCGCTCGGCGGGCGCGACATGCGGTCGGTCGCCCAGGTGCAGGAGGCCGGCGCGGCGCTGGTGATCGAGCGGGCCGACCTGTTCGAGCTCCTCGCCGATCACACGCCGCTGCTGCAGGGCATCTTCAGCGGGCTGCTCCACGCGGCCCGGCGGGCCGCCGGGCGATCGGCGTCGGCGCGGCGCGCGGCGGCGCCC
- a CDS encoding Npt1/Npt2 family nucleotide transporter — protein MLLAVTRLLGLSRSELARVWPVFGYLFLTTAATVASKATRDALFLDRFPAIYLPYADVAIAALTGLAVSVYLRAHRWLSFRSLQMGSLALFTAVSLLFWWLHAAYPGNGANFVAIYVWVGVFSALAPMQVWTLANFVLTTREAKRAFGFIGSGAILGWIVGGAATRLTASMLGTETLLLWVALSMIASAGLVELAWRRSDATPLEPTGVHGGLRGSLRLIAGSSYLWAIAWVIGLASFTTTIAGWQFKAMAKAEIPDTDQLTAFFGSFNMLAGVASLALQVVLTGRVLRTAGVGVALFIVPVAMASTSLAVVMLGSLAAASALKASDQVLRYSIDKSTVELLYLPLSASDTLRAKAFIDTVVSRVADGLGGVAVLVAAAWLGLSSSQVGWLTLAGVAAWLVAASTARSQYISTLQDSIRQHRIDAERARTGTLDRSATAAITAKLRGSPDEILYALSFFEEGAAGGAAGALPDLLRHPSADVRVRALTVLSHTPALSASADVEQLLADPSLEVRTEALLYLTRYTTIDPLTVIERAGDFEGFSIQAAMAAFLARPGRAQNVEASQVLLQRMVSETGDAGLRTRVEAARVIAMSPDVFERELRKLLEDDAPDVAREAIRAAARLGKRALVHRLVDRLAEPALTHEIGAALAGFGDRIAGTLRDYLVDRDTPPAIRRELPGVLQAIGTRAAHAVLVESLLDADASVRFRVVTALNKLLQIHPSRRVDRHIAETALAAEITGHYRTYQVLDTIGGALDGSEPVTRALAESLAQESERIFRLLKLLYPEHDLHSAFVGIQSDDSAVHDNALEFLDNVLPAAMRALVVPLFDREVSTRQRARAAQRIIGVSVESRDEAVDVLSESLDPWLQSCAAYAIGELRLARLAHKVDAWAEASDPLLRATAEAAREKLKSHAMPVVDVG, from the coding sequence ATGCTGCTCGCCGTGACACGACTGCTCGGCCTGAGCCGGAGCGAGCTGGCCCGTGTCTGGCCGGTGTTCGGCTACCTGTTCCTGACCACGGCCGCCACCGTGGCGTCGAAGGCGACGCGGGACGCCCTGTTCCTCGATCGGTTCCCGGCCATCTATCTCCCGTATGCCGACGTCGCCATCGCCGCGCTGACCGGCCTGGCGGTCTCGGTGTACCTCCGCGCGCACCGGTGGCTGTCGTTCCGGTCGCTCCAGATGGGCAGCCTGGCGCTCTTCACGGCCGTGTCCCTGCTGTTCTGGTGGCTGCACGCGGCCTACCCGGGCAATGGCGCCAACTTCGTCGCCATCTACGTCTGGGTCGGCGTCTTCAGCGCGCTGGCACCCATGCAGGTGTGGACCCTCGCCAACTTCGTGCTCACCACGCGCGAGGCGAAGCGCGCGTTCGGCTTCATCGGCAGCGGGGCGATCCTGGGCTGGATCGTGGGCGGCGCGGCCACCCGGCTCACGGCGTCGATGCTGGGCACCGAGACGCTGCTCCTGTGGGTGGCCCTGAGCATGATCGCGTCGGCCGGGCTGGTCGAGCTGGCGTGGCGGCGCTCGGACGCGACGCCGCTCGAGCCCACGGGCGTGCACGGCGGCCTGCGCGGCAGCCTGCGCCTGATCGCGGGTTCCTCCTATCTCTGGGCGATCGCCTGGGTGATCGGCCTGGCGTCGTTCACCACCACCATCGCCGGCTGGCAGTTCAAGGCCATGGCGAAGGCCGAGATTCCCGACACCGACCAGCTGACGGCGTTCTTCGGGTCCTTCAACATGCTCGCGGGCGTCGCGTCGCTGGCCCTGCAGGTCGTGCTCACCGGACGCGTCCTGCGGACGGCCGGCGTGGGCGTGGCGCTCTTCATCGTGCCCGTGGCCATGGCGTCCACGTCGCTGGCCGTCGTGATGCTGGGCTCGCTGGCCGCCGCGTCGGCGCTCAAGGCGAGCGACCAGGTGCTGCGCTACTCGATCGACAAGTCCACCGTGGAGCTGCTGTACCTGCCGCTCTCGGCGTCGGACACCCTGCGGGCGAAGGCCTTCATCGACACCGTCGTCTCGCGGGTGGCCGACGGGCTGGGCGGCGTCGCCGTGCTGGTGGCCGCGGCGTGGCTCGGCCTGTCGTCGTCGCAGGTGGGCTGGCTCACGCTCGCGGGCGTGGCCGCGTGGCTCGTCGCGGCGTCGACGGCGCGGTCGCAGTACATCTCGACGCTCCAGGACAGCATCCGGCAGCACAGAATCGACGCCGAGCGGGCGCGGACGGGCACGCTGGATCGCAGCGCCACCGCCGCCATCACCGCCAAGCTGCGCGGGAGCCCCGACGAAATCCTCTACGCCCTCAGTTTCTTCGAGGAAGGCGCGGCGGGCGGGGCCGCCGGCGCGCTGCCCGACCTCCTCAGGCATCCGTCGGCCGACGTGCGCGTCCGGGCCCTGACCGTGCTGTCGCACACGCCAGCGCTCTCGGCGTCCGCCGACGTCGAGCAGCTGCTCGCGGACCCCTCGCTCGAGGTCCGCACCGAGGCGCTGCTGTACCTGACGCGCTACACGACGATCGATCCCCTGACCGTCATCGAACGGGCCGGCGACTTCGAGGGCTTCTCGATCCAGGCCGCGATGGCCGCGTTCCTGGCGCGGCCGGGACGCGCGCAGAACGTCGAGGCGTCGCAGGTCCTCCTGCAGCGCATGGTGAGCGAGACCGGCGACGCCGGGTTGCGCACGCGGGTCGAGGCGGCCCGCGTCATCGCGATGTCGCCCGACGTGTTCGAACGCGAGCTGCGCAAGCTGCTCGAGGACGACGCGCCCGACGTGGCGCGCGAGGCGATCCGGGCCGCGGCGCGGCTGGGCAAGCGCGCCCTCGTGCACCGCCTCGTGGACCGCCTCGCCGAGCCCGCGCTCACGCACGAGATCGGCGCGGCCCTGGCGGGATTCGGCGATCGGATCGCCGGGACGCTGCGCGACTACCTCGTTGACCGCGACACCCCGCCGGCCATCCGGCGCGAGCTGCCGGGGGTGCTGCAGGCGATTGGCACGCGCGCCGCGCACGCCGTGCTCGTCGAGAGCCTGCTCGACGCCGATGCCTCGGTCCGCTTCCGTGTCGTCACGGCCCTGAACAAGCTGCTCCAGATCCATCCGAGCCGGCGCGTGGACCGGCACATCGCCGAGACGGCCCTGGCCGCCGAGATCACGGGCCATTACCGCACCTACCAGGTGCTGGACACGATCGGGGGCGCCCTCGACGGCTCCGAGCCGGTCACGCGCGCGCTCGCCGAATCGCTGGCACAGGAGAGCGAGCGGATCTTCCGCCTGCTGAAGCTCCTGTATCCGGAGCACGACCTCCACAGCGCCTTCGTCGGGATCCAGTCCGACGACTCGGCCGTGCACGACAACGCCCTGGAGTTCCTCGACAACGTCCTGCCCGCGGCGATGCGGGCGCTCGTCGTGCCGCTCTTCGACCGCGAGGTCTCCACGCGCCAGCGCGCGCGGGCGGCCCAGCGGATCATCGGCGTGTCGGTGGAGTCGCGCGACGAGGCCGTGGACGTGCTGTCCGAGAGCCTCGACCCGTGGCTGCAGTCGTGCGCGGCCTACGCCATCGGCGAGTTGCGGCTGGCACGCCTGGCCCACAAGGTGGACGCCTGGGCCGAGGCGTCCGATCCGCTGCTGCGCGCGACGGCCGAGGCCGCGCGCGAGAAACTCAAGTCCCACGCGATGCCGGTCGTGGACGTGGGCTGA
- a CDS encoding PepSY-associated TM helix domain-containing protein — MNQAWWRRWHRWVGFVGGMFLIFAAVTGVLVAGTEFFGEEEALREATRDLVSPVTTASPASAWHDPLARALATAAREAGGAPIDRIVMQFKGDAPTVDVFLGKPTGGEDRRLVLSARTGDLIRTEGYVDKPLLHRIHSGEAFGDGGLVFAMAWGTGLAFLGVSGLLVYVQMRRRNPTGWQKVFW, encoded by the coding sequence ATGAATCAGGCGTGGTGGCGGCGGTGGCACCGGTGGGTCGGCTTCGTGGGCGGGATGTTCCTGATCTTCGCGGCCGTCACGGGCGTGCTGGTGGCGGGGACGGAGTTCTTCGGCGAGGAAGAGGCCCTGCGCGAGGCGACGCGCGACCTGGTCAGCCCGGTCACGACGGCCTCCCCCGCCTCCGCCTGGCACGACCCGCTCGCGCGGGCGCTGGCGACGGCCGCCCGCGAGGCCGGCGGCGCGCCGATCGACCGGATCGTGATGCAGTTCAAGGGCGACGCGCCCACCGTGGACGTGTTCCTCGGCAAGCCCACGGGCGGCGAGGACCGGCGGCTCGTGCTCTCGGCGCGGACGGGCGATCTCATCCGCACCGAGGGCTACGTGGACAAGCCGCTGCTCCACCGCATCCACAGCGGCGAGGCCTTCGGCGACGGCGGCCTGGTGTTCGCCATGGCGTGGGGCACCGGTCTCGCCTTCCTCGGCGTGTCCGGCCTGCTCGTCTACGTCCAGATGCGGCGCCGGAATCCCACGGGCTGGCAGAAGGTCTTCTGGTAG
- a CDS encoding carboxypeptidase-like regulatory domain-containing protein yields the protein MSPGVVTPAVDFDLDTGGTIAGTVSSAFWKAFEAHVVLLLDTGDPFATVGASTSTGASGAFRLARLPAGAYYLWADGGPGGFWGGALPGLYSLSNSVNCPPSAVTIPTTGPGCSLAQATPVAVTDRLAGHADISLDLASSLLGRVFGDGTHGAFTVEVTRVGDLVPYARTVTSPVTGTYALRNLPDGQYTVTASAPSYGSVTGPIVTLRSACPCLYGDLDLQAGVPGIPDAQPADRVAIAGQSVTLSVSPIGAGALSYQWYAGRSGDTSQPMAGGTARDLAIVAGTGPASYWVRVSNALGSADSRTAVVSPAAEATGAISGTVRSAGHPVANAIVTILSSEETVVASAPPSSADGAFAVAGLPPGVYYAYAGAAPVSGRPDAPPLGATSDYPYADVLYPDIACPGGPVDVGTYCRTNTGGAIAVGAGIETAGVDFDLPMGGSIGGRLSVANDQWDPTVGAVDLIVDGTGPSRAVATAFVGATGVIVFGRVPPGQYRVAARAPFNGPMVWKDQPCPPEGCLQAGGTPIVMTPGAHVSGVFFNLQLAPTTAAIWPAQQLLPVGQSASLGVEVSSASWSSAMQWYSGKSGDTTSPIVGARGATLTLPPFTAPGVYEYWVRVSTPSGTGDSPTATVTVHGVLVGGSGGSVTSGGGVATPTTPPTTPSGAPAARPAQPRPPSPPAGAPSARRRRASGVS from the coding sequence GTGTCTCCGGGCGTCGTCACCCCCGCCGTCGACTTCGACCTGGACACCGGCGGCACGATCGCCGGGACGGTGTCGAGTGCCTTCTGGAAGGCTTTCGAGGCGCACGTCGTGCTGCTCCTCGACACCGGCGATCCGTTCGCGACCGTCGGCGCCTCGACGTCGACCGGCGCCTCCGGGGCGTTTCGACTGGCGCGCCTTCCGGCCGGTGCGTACTACCTGTGGGCCGATGGCGGCCCCGGCGGCTTCTGGGGCGGGGCGCTCCCTGGCCTGTATTCGCTCTCCAACTCCGTCAACTGTCCGCCGTCGGCGGTGACCATTCCCACCACGGGTCCAGGCTGTTCGCTCGCACAAGCGACTCCGGTTGCCGTGACGGACCGTCTCGCGGGCCACGCGGACATCTCCCTCGACCTTGCGTCGAGCCTCCTTGGCCGGGTGTTCGGAGACGGCACGCATGGGGCGTTCACGGTGGAGGTGACGCGTGTCGGCGACCTCGTCCCGTACGCTCGGACGGTCACGTCGCCGGTGACGGGCACCTACGCGCTCCGGAACCTTCCCGACGGCCAGTACACGGTGACCGCGTCGGCTCCGTCGTATGGCAGCGTGACGGGGCCGATCGTCACGCTGCGCTCCGCGTGTCCCTGCCTGTACGGCGATCTCGACCTGCAGGCTGGTGTTCCCGGTATCCCCGACGCCCAGCCCGCGGACCGCGTCGCGATCGCCGGTCAGTCGGTGACGCTCAGCGTGAGCCCGATCGGTGCCGGTGCGCTCTCGTACCAGTGGTACGCCGGACGGTCCGGTGACACGAGCCAGCCGATGGCGGGCGGCACCGCCCGTGACCTGGCGATCGTGGCGGGTACTGGTCCGGCCAGCTACTGGGTCCGCGTGTCGAACGCGCTGGGCAGCGCCGATTCCCGCACCGCCGTCGTCTCGCCGGCGGCGGAGGCCACGGGCGCCATCAGCGGCACCGTGAGGAGCGCTGGGCATCCCGTCGCCAACGCGATCGTGACGATCCTCTCCAGCGAGGAGACGGTCGTCGCGAGCGCGCCGCCCTCGAGTGCCGATGGTGCCTTTGCGGTCGCAGGCCTGCCGCCTGGCGTCTACTATGCCTACGCCGGCGCCGCGCCAGTGTCCGGACGTCCCGACGCGCCGCCGCTCGGCGCGACGTCGGACTATCCCTACGCGGACGTGCTGTACCCCGACATCGCGTGCCCGGGCGGACCGGTGGACGTGGGGACGTACTGTCGCACCAACACGGGTGGTGCGATCGCCGTCGGCGCAGGCATCGAGACGGCGGGCGTCGACTTCGATCTGCCGATGGGCGGGTCGATTGGCGGAAGATTGTCGGTCGCGAACGACCAGTGGGACCCGACGGTGGGGGCCGTGGACCTGATCGTGGACGGCACGGGTCCGTCGAGGGCCGTGGCGACGGCGTTCGTGGGCGCCACCGGAGTCATCGTCTTCGGTCGCGTGCCGCCGGGGCAGTATCGTGTCGCGGCTCGCGCCCCGTTCAATGGCCCGATGGTGTGGAAGGACCAACCGTGCCCGCCGGAGGGCTGCCTGCAGGCCGGTGGCACGCCGATCGTCATGACCCCGGGGGCGCACGTCTCGGGCGTGTTTTTCAACCTGCAGCTGGCACCGACGACGGCCGCCATATGGCCGGCGCAGCAGTTGCTCCCCGTCGGACAGTCGGCCTCTCTCGGCGTCGAGGTGTCGAGTGCGAGCTGGAGTTCGGCGATGCAATGGTATTCGGGGAAGAGCGGCGACACGACGTCGCCAATCGTGGGCGCCCGAGGCGCGACCCTCACGCTGCCGCCGTTCACCGCCCCGGGTGTGTACGAATATTGGGTGCGGGTGTCCACGCCCTCGGGCACCGGGGACTCGCCGACCGCCACCGTGACCGTGCACGGCGTCCTTGTCGGAGGAAGCGGAGGGTCGGTCACCTCGGGGGGCGGCGTCGCCACCCCCACCACGCCGCCGACGACCCCGTCCGGGGCGCCTGCCGCGCGCCCGGCGCAGCCTCGGCCACCGTCGCCACCTGCCGGCGCTCCATCGGCACGGCGACGCCGTGCGTCTGGGGTATCCTGA
- the metG gene encoding methionine--tRNA ligase — protein MRRFYLTTPIYYVTAPPHLGHAYTTVVGDALARWHRLLGDRVHFLTGTDEHGLKVQQHAAAAGQSPQAFADAVAPQYQEAWRTLHVSHDDFIRTTEPRHRVGVETLLQRCRDAGDIELDVYAGKYCVACEEYYTDDELAPGALCPVHGRPVDAFEEENYFFRLSRFRDRLLAWYEAHPDAIVPAFRRNEVLGTIRAGLRDFSISRTSLTWGVPLPWDPAHVAYVWFDALTNYLSAIGFGGDDDRCTTWWPACHLLGKDILRHHCIYWPAMLLSAGLPLPARWAVGGYLLSDGSKMSKTTGNVVSPLALAEEFGADAFRYSLLAGTPYGQDGDVSRDSLLRRYTADLANGLGNLVSRVTTLVVRQCGGIAPAPRSGGELETAARAAVARASAAWEAFAPSLALEATWELVAAANAHLERHRPWRAPAGADVPGVLGDALEALRLVAILASPAMPGAAQDIWRRIGLDGRVDAERLPAAVAWGGHPGGRPVAQGPSLFPRR, from the coding sequence ATGCGCCGCTTCTATCTCACGACCCCGATCTACTACGTCACCGCCCCGCCTCACCTAGGGCACGCCTACACCACCGTCGTCGGCGACGCGCTCGCCCGCTGGCATCGCCTGCTCGGCGATCGGGTGCACTTCCTCACCGGCACCGACGAGCACGGCCTCAAGGTCCAGCAGCACGCGGCGGCCGCCGGCCAGAGCCCGCAGGCGTTCGCCGATGCAGTCGCGCCGCAATATCAGGAGGCGTGGCGGACGCTGCACGTCAGTCACGACGACTTCATCAGAACGACCGAGCCACGCCACCGCGTGGGCGTGGAGACCCTGCTCCAGCGCTGCCGCGACGCGGGCGACATCGAGCTGGACGTCTACGCGGGCAAGTACTGCGTGGCCTGTGAGGAGTACTACACGGACGACGAGCTCGCGCCAGGCGCGCTCTGCCCCGTGCACGGGCGTCCCGTGGACGCCTTCGAGGAAGAAAACTACTTCTTCCGACTGAGCCGGTTCCGGGACCGCCTGCTCGCGTGGTACGAGGCGCATCCCGACGCGATCGTGCCGGCGTTCCGGCGGAACGAGGTGCTGGGCACCATCCGCGCCGGCCTGCGCGACTTCAGTATCAGCCGCACGAGCCTCACCTGGGGCGTCCCACTGCCGTGGGATCCCGCGCACGTGGCCTATGTCTGGTTCGACGCGCTCACGAACTACCTCTCGGCGATCGGGTTCGGGGGCGACGACGACCGGTGCACCACGTGGTGGCCCGCGTGCCACCTGCTCGGGAAGGACATCCTGCGCCACCACTGCATCTACTGGCCCGCGATGCTCCTGAGCGCCGGGCTGCCGCTGCCGGCGCGCTGGGCCGTCGGCGGCTACCTGCTGAGCGACGGCTCGAAGATGAGCAAGACGACGGGCAACGTCGTGAGTCCGTTGGCGCTGGCCGAGGAGTTCGGCGCCGACGCCTTCCGCTACTCCCTGCTCGCCGGTACGCCGTACGGACAGGACGGCGACGTCAGCCGCGACAGCCTGCTTCGGCGCTACACCGCGGACCTGGCCAACGGCCTGGGCAACCTGGTGTCGCGCGTCACGACGCTGGTCGTGCGCCAGTGCGGCGGAATCGCGCCCGCTCCGCGCTCTGGAGGGGAGCTCGAGACGGCGGCCCGGGCGGCGGTCGCGCGGGCGTCGGCGGCGTGGGAGGCCTTCGCGCCGAGCCTCGCCCTCGAGGCGACGTGGGAACTCGTCGCCGCGGCCAACGCGCACCTCGAGCGGCATCGCCCGTGGAGGGCGCCGGCCGGCGCGGACGTGCCTGGCGTCTTGGGCGACGCGCTGGAGGCGCTGCGTCTGGTCGCGATCCTGGCGTCACCGGCGATGCCTGGGGCCGCCCAGGACATCTGGCGCCGGATTGGGCTGGACGGGCGCGTGGACGCCGAGCGCCTTCCGGCCGCCGTGGCCTGGGGCGGACATCCCGGGGGGCGGCCGGTGGCGCAGGGACCCTCGCTGTTTCCGCGCCGCTGA